In Streptococcus respiraculi, one DNA window encodes the following:
- a CDS encoding tetratricopeptide repeat protein: MKNSEKMLVCLEQQELQKAMKYFQRALETDSDEVLLDLAVYLESIGFLPQAKEIYLRLQDSYPELAIQLAQIANEDGLTEEAFGYLEMIQPDSPAYLEALLVKADLYQSEGLADVAREKLLEASRLSDDPVILFGLAELDMELQEYKEAIQYYAQLDNRDIYEWTGVSTYQRIGLAYASLGKFEVAIEFLEKAVELAYDDQTVFELATLLLDREDYQKSALYFKQLDTMNPEFEGYEYAYAQALHGEHKLAKAREMVAKGLAKNEYDPALLLLASQYAYEDHDVKAAEAYLLQAKPDVEDENEVVLRLTNLYLEQERYEETIALYSEELDHVLAVWNIAKAYQALEREEEALALFEHLQQDLTENPEFLADYTELLRQLGRREEAKNVAGRYLHLVPDDLLMQEFYNQG, encoded by the coding sequence ATGAAGAATAGTGAAAAAATGTTGGTATGCTTAGAGCAACAAGAACTGCAAAAAGCGATGAAATATTTTCAGCGCGCCTTGGAGACGGACTCCGATGAGGTCTTGCTAGACTTGGCAGTGTATTTAGAAAGCATTGGTTTTCTTCCACAAGCAAAGGAAATCTACCTGCGTTTGCAGGATAGCTATCCTGAGCTTGCCATTCAGCTCGCCCAAATTGCCAACGAGGACGGTTTGACAGAAGAAGCATTTGGCTATCTGGAGATGATTCAACCAGACAGTCCAGCCTATCTAGAAGCCTTGCTAGTCAAGGCGGACTTGTATCAGTCAGAGGGGCTAGCGGACGTAGCACGAGAAAAACTCTTGGAAGCGAGTCGATTGTCTGATGATCCGGTCATTTTGTTTGGTCTAGCCGAGCTAGACATGGAGTTGCAGGAGTACAAGGAAGCAATTCAATACTATGCCCAGTTGGATAATAGAGATATTTATGAGTGGACAGGCGTGTCCACTTATCAACGGATTGGGCTTGCCTATGCCAGTCTTGGAAAGTTTGAAGTGGCCATTGAATTTTTAGAAAAAGCAGTAGAACTGGCTTACGATGATCAGACAGTCTTTGAGCTTGCGACCTTGTTGTTAGACCGAGAAGACTATCAGAAGTCAGCCCTTTATTTCAAGCAATTAGACACCATGAATCCAGAATTTGAAGGCTATGAGTATGCCTATGCTCAAGCTCTTCATGGGGAACATAAGTTGGCAAAAGCGCGTGAAATGGTGGCAAAGGGGCTTGCGAAAAATGAATATGACCCAGCCCTGCTATTGCTGGCTTCTCAGTATGCTTACGAGGACCACGATGTCAAGGCAGCAGAAGCCTATCTCCTACAGGCGAAGCCTGATGTGGAGGATGAAAATGAAGTTGTTCTGCGCTTGACCAACCTTTACTTGGAACAGGAACGGTATGAGGAGACTATTGCTCTTTATTCGGAAGAGTTGGACCATGTCCTAGCGGTGTGGAATATCGCAAAAGCCTATCAGGCCTTGGAACGAGAGGAGGAAGCACTTGCTCTCTTTGAACATTTGCAGCAAGATTTGACTGAAAATCCAGAGTTTTTAGCAGATTACACTGAGCTCTTGCGGCAGTTGGGAAGACGAGAAGAAGCGAAGAATGTGGCAGGTCGGTACCTACACTTGGTGCCAGATGATCTCCTCATGCAAGAATTTTATAATCAAGGGTAA
- a CDS encoding lactonase family protein, which yields MTLYFGTYTRRDSKGIYAADFDSATGELTNRRLVVAEPNPTYLAFANDHALYSVGAKDGQGGLAAFSQSFDLIDHSVTEGAPHCYVSVDEERGLVYGANYHKGQVLAYKRLENGGLTLTDVQQHKGSGPHENQASPHVHFAGLTPDQHLVTCDLGTDEVVTYKVSDQGKLAPLARYHATPGAGPRHIIFHPTAKIAYLICELNSTIEVLIYDGLGEFEHMQTISTLPEDYTDFNGTAAIRLSNDGKFLYGSNRGHDSIAVYKVLGDASLELVEIVPSLGKTPRDFILSPDNRFLIVAHQDSDNISVFRRDAETGKLTSLSSDFIVPEAVCVTFD from the coding sequence ATGACACTTTATTTTGGAACCTATACTCGAAGAGATTCAAAAGGTATCTATGCAGCGGACTTTGATTCAGCAACAGGTGAATTGACCAACCGTCGTTTGGTAGTAGCTGAACCAAATCCAACCTATCTTGCCTTTGCAAACGATCATGCTCTTTATTCTGTAGGAGCTAAGGACGGTCAGGGCGGACTAGCCGCTTTTTCGCAAAGCTTTGACCTCATTGATCACTCCGTCACAGAAGGTGCGCCACACTGCTACGTATCTGTTGATGAAGAACGTGGTCTTGTCTACGGTGCCAACTACCACAAGGGACAAGTCTTGGCCTACAAACGATTGGAAAATGGGGGACTGACACTCACAGACGTTCAGCAGCATAAAGGCTCAGGTCCTCATGAGAATCAGGCGAGCCCACACGTGCATTTCGCTGGTTTGACGCCTGATCAGCATCTTGTCACCTGCGATTTAGGGACGGATGAAGTCGTGACTTACAAGGTATCCGACCAAGGAAAGCTAGCACCGCTCGCCCGTTATCATGCAACACCAGGTGCTGGTCCTCGTCACATCATTTTCCACCCAACGGCTAAAATTGCCTACCTTATCTGCGAATTGAACTCAACCATTGAGGTACTCATCTACGACGGCTTAGGGGAATTTGAGCATATGCAGACCATTTCTACCCTGCCAGAAGACTACACAGACTTTAATGGCACCGCAGCCATCCGCCTGTCAAACGACGGGAAATTCCTCTACGGCTCAAACCGCGGTCATGATTCAATTGCAGTGTACAAGGTACTAGGAGACGCTAGCCTTGAGTTGGTCGAAATCGTACCGAGCCTTGGTAAAACCCCGCGCGACTTCATCCTTAGCCCTGACAATCGCTTCCTGATTGTAGCTCACCAAGACTCAGATAACATCAGCGTCTTTAGGCGCGATGCAGAAACAGGCAAACTGACTAGCCTTTCTTCAGACTTTATCGTCCCTGAAGCTGTCTGCGTCACATTTGACTAA
- a CDS encoding APC family permease, protein MSKGLSKLDVIALVIGAVIGWGSFYLPGNKFLPEAGVINTAIGFVVGGILIYAIQVGYHTMMFHHQEQGGEFSYTLVHLGKKHGFVVGWALSFCYLTLISLNATAVVLVLREILGTVSYGYLYTIAGYPVYLSEIGIGMGIIYFFYWINKRGLVLSMTFQKILILCLVATVVILSIWMFFHGNKQQFYASYVAHYQLDWAAIIRVVAIIPFLFVGFDIVPQVMTDLGFSIKAATKVTLLATMVGVLIYNLLNLMTALAYSPTQAKHLAWASGSAVLTYAGWLGFGALCIALFAAVVGGINGFLIASSRVVSSLALYELLPSRYAQQNRHQVAEQALKFVSLIAALLLFLGREVILYIVDLSSLMAAVTYAYVCFISAKLAKSPVDKRLSQLGVAISFFFIGLLLVPGSPSQLGGISMGILVGWILLGFLYFRVTSNRK, encoded by the coding sequence ATGTCAAAGGGATTATCGAAATTAGACGTGATTGCCCTCGTGATTGGAGCTGTGATTGGTTGGGGGTCCTTCTACCTGCCGGGCAATAAATTTTTACCAGAAGCAGGAGTAATCAATACTGCCATTGGTTTTGTGGTTGGAGGTATCTTAATCTATGCCATTCAAGTCGGCTACCATACGATGATGTTTCACCATCAGGAACAAGGAGGAGAATTCTCCTATACGCTGGTTCATCTCGGAAAGAAACACGGATTTGTCGTTGGTTGGGCACTCAGCTTTTGTTACCTAACGCTGATTTCCTTAAATGCAACAGCCGTTGTCTTGGTGCTTAGAGAAATCTTGGGGACTGTTTCCTATGGCTATCTCTACACGATTGCAGGCTATCCTGTTTACCTATCAGAGATTGGCATAGGGATGGGCATTATCTATTTCTTTTACTGGATTAACAAGCGCGGTTTAGTCCTGTCGATGACCTTTCAAAAAATCTTGATTCTCTGTTTGGTTGCAACGGTTGTTATCTTGAGTATATGGATGTTTTTCCATGGAAATAAGCAGCAGTTCTACGCGTCTTATGTCGCACATTATCAGCTTGATTGGGCAGCGATTATCAGAGTGGTCGCCATTATCCCCTTCTTATTTGTTGGCTTTGATATTGTCCCTCAGGTGATGACGGATTTAGGCTTTTCCATCAAGGCGGCGACCAAGGTGACCCTGCTTGCGACAATGGTCGGTGTCTTGATTTATAACTTGTTAAATCTGATGACGGCTCTGGCCTATTCACCTACTCAGGCCAAACACCTAGCCTGGGCAAGTGGCAGTGCAGTCTTGACCTATGCAGGCTGGTTAGGCTTTGGAGCTCTTTGTATCGCCTTGTTTGCAGCGGTTGTGGGCGGAATTAACGGCTTTCTAATTGCAAGTAGTCGGGTGGTGTCCTCGCTTGCTCTTTATGAGTTGCTGCCGAGTCGCTATGCACAACAAAATCGACACCAAGTAGCAGAGCAGGCCTTGAAGTTTGTATCGCTGATTGCAGCTTTGCTCTTATTTTTAGGGCGCGAGGTCATCTTGTATATTGTCGATTTATCAAGTCTCATGGCGGCAGTCACCTATGCCTATGTTTGCTTTATCAGCGCTAAACTGGCTAAAAGTCCAGTTGATAAACGATTGAGCCAGTTAGGTGTTGCTATTAGTTTCTTCTTTATCGGATTACTTCTAGTACCAGGTTCTCCTAGTCAACTAGGTGGTATTTCGATGGGGATTTTAGTTGGTTGGATATTGCTAGGCTTTTTATACTTTAGAGTGACTAGCAATCGGAAATAA
- a CDS encoding 8-oxo-dGTP diphosphatase — protein sequence MRETIKNYVNVCIKKDDQVLLLDRQHDDFKGWIQPGGKVEFPESFFEAAVREVKEETGLTVLNLQLKGISGFTNPIGNERYVYYDFLCEEFDGEVLKSSPEGTPKWWQIDQLDQLDMQDDIRERLPLYWRKGSFERIHYWDEENHCISHTKEILYD from the coding sequence ATGCGCGAAACGATTAAAAACTATGTCAATGTTTGTATTAAAAAGGACGACCAAGTCCTGCTCTTAGACCGTCAACATGATGATTTCAAGGGCTGGATTCAGCCTGGTGGCAAGGTGGAATTTCCCGAAAGCTTTTTTGAAGCAGCAGTCCGTGAGGTCAAGGAAGAGACAGGTCTGACTGTTCTCAACTTGCAACTCAAAGGGATTTCAGGATTTACCAATCCAATCGGAAATGAGCGCTATGTCTACTACGACTTTCTCTGCGAGGAGTTCGACGGCGAGGTTCTAAAAAGCTCACCCGAAGGTACACCAAAATGGTGGCAAATTGACCAACTCGATCAGCTTGACATGCAAGATGACATCCGTGAACGACTGCCCCTTTACTGGCGCAAAGGCTCATTTGAGCGCATCCACTACTGGGATGAAGAAAACCACTGCATCTCCCATACGAAAGAAATATTGTACGATTAG
- a CDS encoding AI-2E family transporter — MNDKKQKFYTSWFFKWFVNNQAVTFFLVTLLVLLTVLVLTKISFIFSPIKSFLEIILLPMLLTGLLYYLLNPIVDILEKYKVSRTVAIGILFVIIVFLLVWGLAVAIPSIQKQVVSFARNLPTYIQDIELQVTTLLQDDRFEQFRPTALEVLENVNSHIISFAQKLSSSAVDWAKNLISATSQVVVAVLIMPFILFYLLRDGQYLKAHITKYLPTKWRSSIGDVLTEVNSQLSNYVRGQVTVAAIVALMFSIMFSVIGLSYPITLGIVAGFLNLIPYLGSFLAMIPALILGAIAGPFMLIKVVIVFAVEQTIEGRFVTPLIIGSSLNIHPITILFVLLTAGQMFGVVGVLLGIPIYASIKVVLKAIFEWYQEYSGLYGPEQEVVEGLDEE; from the coding sequence ATGAACGATAAGAAACAGAAGTTTTACACGTCTTGGTTTTTCAAATGGTTTGTCAACAATCAAGCTGTCACTTTTTTTCTCGTGACGCTCTTAGTTCTGTTGACCGTCTTGGTCTTGACTAAAATTAGTTTTATTTTTAGTCCGATTAAAAGCTTTTTAGAGATTATTCTTCTGCCGATGCTACTGACAGGGTTGCTCTATTATTTGCTTAATCCAATCGTTGATATACTGGAAAAATACAAGGTATCACGAACCGTTGCTATTGGGATACTTTTTGTCATAATCGTCTTTCTATTGGTGTGGGGCTTGGCAGTTGCGATTCCTAGCATTCAAAAACAAGTCGTTAGCTTTGCTCGCAATCTCCCGACCTATATTCAGGACATTGAGCTACAAGTGACTACTCTGCTACAAGATGATCGCTTTGAGCAGTTCCGTCCGACGGCCCTTGAAGTATTAGAAAATGTCAATAGCCATATTATCTCCTTTGCACAAAAATTGTCGTCAAGTGCAGTCGATTGGGCTAAAAACTTGATTAGTGCGACCTCGCAGGTGGTGGTAGCGGTCTTGATTATGCCCTTTATCCTCTTTTACCTCTTGCGGGACGGGCAATACCTGAAAGCTCATATTACCAAATATCTCCCAACCAAATGGCGTTCTTCTATCGGTGATGTCTTGACAGAAGTCAATAGTCAACTCTCTAATTATGTTCGTGGACAGGTAACAGTCGCAGCGATTGTGGCCTTGATGTTTTCGATTATGTTTTCTGTGATTGGGCTTAGCTATCCGATTACGTTGGGAATCGTGGCTGGTTTCTTGAATCTGATTCCCTATCTTGGGTCTTTCCTTGCCATGATTCCAGCGCTAATCTTGGGAGCTATTGCAGGGCCGTTTATGCTGATTAAGGTCGTCATTGTCTTTGCGGTGGAGCAGACGATTGAAGGACGGTTTGTGACACCGTTGATTATCGGTAGTTCCTTGAATATCCACCCAATTACCATTCTCTTTGTTCTCCTGACAGCTGGGCAGATGTTTGGCGTAGTGGGAGTCTTGCTTGGAATTCCAATCTATGCTTCTATCAAGGTGGTTTTAAAAGCGATTTTTGAATGGTATCAAGAATACAGTGGCTTGTATGGGCCAGAACAAGAAGTAGTTGAGGGTCTCGATGAAGAATAG
- a CDS encoding FAD-dependent oxidoreductase produces MTKKYIVVGGVAGGASVAARLRRLDEQVPIQIYDKGYDVSFSNCCLPNYFSGEVADIEDLIFYNPASLKQTYNLDVKVRHEVVKILSDEHKVVVKNLETGEEFEDSYDALILSPGAKAILPRSIKGIDSSHVFSLKNVSDVRAIDQHLTVADAAEVVVVGGGFIGVEVAECLKKAGKTVHLVEASAQIMTPFDEDMVQMLHKELLDNDVNLILEDAVEEITADSVRLSSGNTLSAQAVIMAIGVTPDVDFAVASGIQLGETGAIAVDATYQTNLPDVYAIGDAIEVTNRQTGKKMRLPLAGPAQKQARNLADSLAGQPQPNRGVIGSSCIRVFGLNAAATGLNEKTCQTQGIDYRVALVIPNDRVGLMPEASPMHFKLVYEYPTGKVLGAQAISKGNPVKNINVIATVISMGGYLEDLKDLELCYAPAFSTAKDVVNFAGIVGLNYLHGVYEQVPVTSVRSLVEQGEFILDVRGKEAFDAAHVKGAVNIPLDEIRERLDEIPKDRPVYIHCRTSWNSYYAICALKGYGYDNIINIQGSFLMLSYYEYFKDQTTGRKPIVTGYNFD; encoded by the coding sequence ATGACGAAAAAATATATTGTCGTCGGTGGTGTCGCAGGAGGAGCTTCTGTTGCGGCTAGACTGCGCCGACTCGATGAACAGGTGCCTATTCAAATCTACGATAAAGGATATGACGTTTCCTTTTCAAATTGTTGCTTGCCCAACTACTTCAGTGGAGAAGTAGCGGACATTGAAGATTTGATTTTCTATAATCCAGCTAGTCTAAAACAGACTTATAACCTAGACGTCAAGGTTCGTCATGAGGTGGTGAAGATTCTTTCAGATGAGCACAAGGTCGTAGTGAAAAATCTGGAAACTGGTGAGGAGTTTGAAGACAGCTATGATGCCCTGATTCTATCACCCGGAGCAAAAGCAATCTTGCCACGCTCTATCAAAGGAATTGACAGCTCCCATGTCTTTAGCTTGAAAAATGTGTCTGATGTTCGAGCGATTGACCAGCATTTGACAGTAGCCGATGCAGCAGAGGTCGTTGTTGTTGGGGGTGGCTTTATCGGTGTAGAAGTTGCCGAATGCTTGAAAAAGGCCGGTAAAACTGTTCACTTAGTCGAAGCAAGTGCGCAAATTATGACACCTTTTGATGAGGACATGGTGCAGATGTTGCACAAAGAACTTCTAGATAATGACGTCAACCTTATTTTGGAAGACGCGGTAGAGGAGATTACAGCAGATAGCGTACGTCTCTCTAGTGGTAATACCCTATCTGCTCAAGCAGTAATCATGGCAATTGGTGTCACACCAGATGTTGATTTTGCTGTTGCCTCTGGTATTCAGCTGGGTGAAACAGGAGCGATTGCGGTTGATGCGACCTACCAGACCAATTTACCAGATGTCTATGCGATTGGAGATGCAATTGAAGTGACCAATCGTCAGACAGGCAAGAAAATGCGCCTGCCGTTAGCGGGACCTGCCCAAAAGCAAGCACGTAATCTAGCAGATTCCCTAGCTGGTCAACCACAACCAAATCGTGGAGTGATTGGTTCTTCTTGTATCCGAGTTTTTGGTCTAAACGCTGCAGCTACTGGTCTCAATGAAAAGACTTGTCAAACCCAAGGAATTGATTATCGGGTTGCTCTCGTGATTCCAAATGATCGTGTTGGCTTAATGCCAGAAGCTTCGCCCATGCACTTTAAACTCGTTTATGAATACCCAACTGGTAAGGTTCTAGGTGCCCAAGCTATTAGTAAGGGGAATCCAGTTAAGAATATCAATGTCATTGCGACTGTCATCAGCATGGGTGGCTATCTAGAAGATTTGAAAGACTTGGAATTGTGTTATGCGCCAGCCTTTTCTACAGCGAAAGATGTCGTGAATTTTGCAGGAATCGTTGGCTTGAACTACTTACACGGTGTCTATGAGCAAGTACCTGTTACAAGCGTTCGCAGTTTGGTTGAACAGGGCGAATTTATCCTCGATGTTCGTGGGAAAGAGGCCTTTGACGCTGCTCATGTCAAGGGTGCAGTTAATATTCCGCTCGATGAAATTCGTGAGCGTCTGGATGAAATTCCAAAAGACAGACCAGTCTACATTCATTGTCGGACTTCTTGGAATAGCTACTATGCCATCTGCGCTCTAAAAGGATATGGATATGATAATATCATCAATATCCAAGGCTCTTTCTTAATGCTCAGCTATTATGAGTACTTTAAAGATCAGACGACAGGGCGTAAGCCGATTGTCACAGGCTACAATTTTGATTAG
- a CDS encoding ArsR/SmtB family transcription factor, whose protein sequence is MVDSRQYMDQIFKEYVRIGKALSSEKRLEILHRLIHGPKSVEQLARMTDMTIANTSRHLQVLKEASLVTLQKEGKYVWYSVSSEMVERLLRDIHQISEEQSPMLEFIEQRFIATDNQIKTIDLAEAKNKVFARQAQLVDLRSEVEFEIDHVEGALNIPYAVLEDNLEKLDKDKTIILYCRGLFCTYANQAAAVLNRSGFEAYSVNGTHFDWKREDEEK, encoded by the coding sequence TTGGTAGATAGTAGACAGTACATGGATCAGATTTTCAAGGAATACGTGCGCATTGGAAAAGCATTATCCAGTGAAAAACGATTAGAAATCTTACATAGGCTTATCCATGGTCCGAAATCCGTAGAGCAGCTGGCTAGAATGACGGATATGACCATTGCGAATACCTCTCGGCATTTGCAAGTGTTGAAAGAGGCTAGTTTAGTCACTTTACAAAAAGAAGGGAAATATGTCTGGTATAGTGTTTCATCAGAAATGGTTGAGCGCTTGTTACGAGATATTCATCAGATTAGCGAAGAGCAGTCACCGATGTTAGAGTTTATTGAGCAGCGATTTATTGCGACGGATAATCAGATAAAGACCATTGACTTGGCAGAAGCTAAAAATAAGGTCTTTGCCCGCCAGGCCCAACTAGTTGACTTGCGGTCTGAGGTCGAGTTTGAAATTGATCATGTAGAAGGTGCGCTCAATATTCCCTATGCCGTGTTAGAGGATAATTTAGAAAAACTGGATAAGGATAAGACAATCATCTTATACTGTCGAGGCTTGTTTTGTACCTATGCTAACCAAGCGGCCGCGGTTTTAAATCGCAGTGGCTTTGAAGCTTACAGCGTCAACGGGACCCATTTTGATTGGAAACGGGAAGATGAAGAAAAATAA
- a CDS encoding YeeE/YedE family protein, which translates to MKNLERTMGIVGIVAILLFGHYYLSSDMLFFRLVIGAGLGYTLSRGYTGFAGSVNRAYRTGSTRLMRTMMMMFFITCLLSAAFLFNVDASTYDLWVNPINWGLLLGGILFGFGMTFSSCCASGVLTDLVTALPRGLLTLIFFCLGVFIGFPIQNSASWIQKSWVTSETGEKLYGGVYLPDLFKFDGLDGYLGALVLTGVLCLIVIWMAYRYEARRKQEGTYSGHFGEKIQDMEVAEATTEAPVTAGDWYDRLFVKAWSLRTAAVVLAILFTLLMGITKAGWGASTPYGLWFGQVLLLFGVDASSLASFTLMPEGAFTTPFLEHPISVQNLGIVLGTIVFLLTSGTFTKVCKSELRITGKQSFFYILGGFLMGFGTRLANGCNVGALFTPIANFSLSGWVFLIFLVSGGILGNMAAKKFDV; encoded by the coding sequence ATGAAAAATCTCGAACGTACTATGGGAATAGTAGGGATTGTTGCTATTTTGCTTTTTGGGCACTATTATCTGTCATCAGACATGCTATTTTTCCGCTTAGTGATTGGTGCTGGTCTAGGTTATACCTTAAGTAGAGGTTATACGGGCTTTGCAGGAAGTGTTAATCGTGCCTATCGAACAGGTTCTACGCGTCTTATGCGGACGATGATGATGATGTTCTTTATTACCTGTTTGCTCAGCGCAGCTTTCTTATTCAATGTGGATGCTTCCACTTACGATTTATGGGTCAATCCAATTAACTGGGGCTTGTTGCTAGGAGGTATTCTCTTTGGATTTGGGATGACGTTCTCATCTTGTTGTGCTTCAGGTGTGTTGACCGATTTGGTTACAGCTCTTCCTAGAGGACTCTTAACCTTGATTTTCTTCTGTTTGGGTGTCTTTATCGGATTCCCTATCCAAAACAGTGCTTCTTGGATTCAAAAATCTTGGGTAACAAGTGAAACTGGTGAGAAACTTTACGGTGGAGTCTACTTGCCTGACCTCTTTAAGTTTGACGGCTTGGATGGTTATCTAGGTGCACTCGTATTGACAGGTGTCTTGTGTCTTATCGTGATTTGGATGGCCTATCGTTATGAAGCTCGTCGCAAACAAGAGGGGACCTACTCTGGTCACTTTGGCGAAAAAATCCAAGATATGGAAGTTGCAGAAGCAACTACTGAAGCACCTGTAACTGCAGGAGATTGGTACGATCGTCTATTTGTAAAAGCGTGGTCTTTACGGACAGCAGCAGTTGTACTTGCTATTCTCTTTACTCTCCTAATGGGGATTACCAAGGCTGGCTGGGGTGCAAGTACCCCTTATGGTCTCTGGTTTGGACAGGTATTGCTATTGTTTGGTGTAGATGCTAGTAGTCTTGCAAGCTTCACCCTCATGCCAGAAGGAGCCTTTACAACTCCATTTTTAGAACATCCTATCAGTGTTCAAAACTTGGGAATTGTGCTTGGTACAATCGTCTTCTTGCTAACTTCAGGAACCTTCACCAAGGTCTGCAAATCTGAACTACGGATTACAGGCAAGCAATCCTTCTTCTATATTCTCGGAGGATTCCTCATGGGATTTGGAACGCGTTTGGCAAATGGATGTAATGTCGGTGCTCTCTTTACACCGATTGCAAATTTCTCTTTATCTGGCTGGGTCTTCCTCATCTTCCTTGTGAGCGGTGGTATTCTTGGAAATATGGCTGCGAAAAAATTTGATGTCTAA
- the budA gene encoding acetolactate decarboxylase — protein sequence MEANKLFQYNTLGALMAGLYGGSLTVGELLEHGDLGLGTLDSIDGELIVLDGKAYQAKGSGDKPEVVEVSPDVKVPYAAVIFHQAEVIFKQRFAMTDKELQARIESYYDGENLFRSIKIRGHFSKMHVRMIPKSTSDMKFAEVATHQPEYTAEDISGTIVGIWTPEIFHGVSVAGYHLHFISDDFSFGGHVMDYVIDQGFVEVGAVDQLDQRFPVQDRQFLFAKFNAKEVREDIDKAE from the coding sequence ATGGAAGCAAACAAATTATTTCAGTATAATACACTAGGCGCCTTGATGGCTGGTCTGTACGGTGGTTCGTTGACAGTCGGTGAATTGCTCGAACACGGTGATTTAGGACTTGGAACGCTTGACTCGATTGATGGAGAGTTGATTGTTCTAGACGGGAAAGCCTATCAGGCCAAAGGTTCAGGCGACAAGCCAGAAGTGGTTGAGGTATCACCAGATGTTAAAGTTCCCTATGCAGCTGTCATTTTTCATCAGGCAGAAGTGATTTTCAAGCAGCGTTTTGCAATGACAGATAAGGAATTGCAGGCACGTATCGAATCCTACTACGACGGAGAAAATCTCTTTCGCTCGATTAAAATCCGTGGTCATTTTTCCAAAATGCATGTGCGGATGATTCCCAAATCGACGTCTGATATGAAGTTTGCAGAAGTCGCAACGCATCAGCCAGAATACACCGCAGAAGATATCTCAGGCACTATTGTGGGAATCTGGACACCTGAGATTTTCCATGGGGTCAGTGTCGCAGGTTATCATCTGCATTTTATCTCAGATGACTTCAGCTTTGGCGGGCATGTCATGGACTATGTCATCGACCAGGGCTTTGTGGAAGTGGGCGCCGTTGACCAACTGGACCAACGCTTCCCTGTTCAAGACCGCCAATTCCTCTTTGCCAAATTCAACGCCAAAGAAGTACGGGAAGATATTGACAAGGCGGAGTAA